A genomic window from Glycine max cultivar Williams 82 chromosome 17, Glycine_max_v4.0, whole genome shotgun sequence includes:
- the LOC100802329 gene encoding calcium homeostasis endoplasmic reticulum protein — translation MERQGHDYAAASAMAYAQQQRQAANMQQQQQFGFHPQHQQFPSSMHGPPFIPSGPGPGPGPAPPPMQQFPYHPALQQQQQQQQQPLPQLHPHAPPPPHLLLQQQQHQGPPTFPSHYPPPLVPSPFYDSAPAPPPVAPPSDPELHKRIDKLVEYAVKNGPDFEAMICEKQRDNPSYSFLFGGEGHGYYRYKLWLSTRPPGGPFNPSFPSSSMPMMHPPNPMMNLSPLNASPMNPAGIGSSPSMLGPPHFQQFYDQQHHHQHPQSFGLPGRPEYDPSSKSFKGVFGPLPSDVAMELSNVLNNLNGTKESIKGAKLWFMQRSPFAPALAEALRDRVFALDEVERQLHIIYLANDILFDSLNRRTSSNDLDNEALAFKPVLGSMLARIYHNPQSNEEYRKRMQQMVEFWSSKKVYDQETISLLKGEMIGGPQSTSFPGASKDLSSASAESGSGILQTPNHVAQQWQTDRLGAGSSALDQDRLDKLAASAQSLSVPLAAQQFLPSSAPPGAFPGSMAIPSSVQSANQAPGAHLLPPPSSNTSEQLPPYPLFPPGLIPGMVKKMQIGSGVPYSPLSPLDIPTIIPPSTVPPSEILQRVSNFFKEIGEVNPSEGPMNSDSRDDDEYDREYEREPPVRKGGACIPPPPTLQVDPETGTYADGTVERKPGSSGSGRLGLGATANPNEVSQYDDVYTSYRKQRSTNYHSSMSARAATR, via the exons ATGGAACGTCAGGGTCATGATTATGCAGCTGCATCTGCTATGGCATATGCTCAGCAACAGCGACAAGCTGCTAATATGCAACAACAGCAGCAGTTTGGATTTCATCCCCAGCATCAGCAATTTCCTTCATCAATGCACGGTCCTCCTTTTATACCCTCAGGTCCTGGTCCTGGTCCTGGTCCTGCACCCCCCCCTATGCAACAGTTCCCTTATCATCCTGCCCTacagcagcagcaacagcaaCAGCAACAGCCACTTCCACAATTACACCCTCATGCCCCTCCCCcgcctcatcttcttcttcagcaGCAGCAGCACCAAGGACCGCCCACGTTCCCTTCACATTATCCTCCTCCGCTTGTTCCATCACCATTTTATGATTCTGCTCCTGCTCCACCCCCGGTTGCTCCCCCTTCTGATCCTGAGCTCCACAAGAGAATTGACAAGCTTGTTGAGTATGCAGTGAAAAATGGCCCTGACTTTGAAGCTATGATATGTGAAAAGCAACGGGATAATCCTTCCTATAGTTTCCTCTTTGGTGGGGAAGGCCATGGTTACTACCGTTATAAGCTTTGGTTATCAACTCGTCCCCCGGGTGGTCCATTCAACCCGTCTTTTCCATCATCTTCCATGCCCATGATGCATCCtccaaatccaatgatgaatcTGTCTCCTCTAAATGCTTCTCCAATGAACCCTGCAGGAATTGGTTCTTCACCTTCGATGCTAGGTCCACCTCATTTCCAACAGTTCTATGATCAACAACACCACCATCAACATCCTCAGTCTTTTGGACTTCCTGGTCGGCCTGAGTATGATCCGTCATccaagtctttcaaaggggtCTTTGGGCCACTTCCATCTGATGTTGCAATGGAGCTCAGTAATGTCCTTAACAATCTGAATGGTACAAAAGAATCCATCAAAGGTGCAAAACTTTGGTTCATGCAGAGATCTCCATTTGCACCAGCCCTAGCAGAGGCTCTTAGAGATAGGGTCTTTGCATTGGATGAAGTTGAGAGACAATTACACATAATATACCTTGCCAATGACATACTTTTTGACAG CTTAAATCGGAGGACAAGCAGTAATGACCTTGACAATGAAGCTCTTGCCTTTAAACCTGTTTTAGGCTCCATGCTTGCAAGAATTTATCATAATCCACAAAGCAATGAGGAATACAGGAAAAGAATGCAGCAAATGGTGGAGTTCTGGTCTTCTAAGAAGGTATACGATCAAGAGACTATATCTTTACTGAAAGGTGAGATGATTGGTGGGCCACAATCAACTTCTTTTCCTGGGGCTTCAAAGGATTTATCTTCTGCTTCAGCAGAGTCAGGTTCAG GAATACTGCAGACACCTAATCATGTTGCCCAGCAGTGGCAAACTGATAGGTTAGGTGCTGGTTCAAGTGCCTTGGATCAAGATCGTCTTGATAAATTGGCAGCTTCAGCACAGTCACTATCAGTACCCCTAGCAGCTCAGCAGTTTCTTCCAAGTTCTGCTCCTCCCGGTGCCTTTCCTGGGTCAATGGCTATACCATCTTCTGTTCAATCAGCTAACCAAGCACCTGGTGCTCATTTATTGCCCCCTCCATCATCCAACACCAGTGAACAATTGCCACCATATCCATTATTCCCACCTGGCCTCATTCCGGGAATGGTTAAAAAGATGCAGATTGGTAGCGGGGTCCCATATTCTCCTTTGAGCCCTTTGGATATCCCAACTATAATACCACCATCGACTGTACCACCATCAGAAATTCTTCAAAGagtgtcaaatttttttaaagaaattggaGAGGTAAATCCTTCTGAGGGCCCTATGAATTCAGATTCAAGAGATGATGATGAATATGATAGAGAATATGAGAGGGAGCCTCCAGTAcgaaagggaggtgcttgcatACCTCCACCCCCAACCTTGCAGGTTGATCCAGAGACGGGAACCTATGCTGATGGGACTGTAGAAAGGAAACCAGGATCCAGTGGCTCAGGCAGGTTGGGGCTTGGGGCCACAGCCAATCCCAATGAGGTGAGTCAGTATGATGATGTATATACATCTTACAGGAAGCAGAGAAGCACCAATTACCATTCATCAATGAGTGCTAGAGCCGCCACAAGATGA
- the LOC100803217 gene encoding uncharacterized protein, which produces MAKSASNSLMQSLKRFIKKPWEITGPCADPEYKSALPLAVEYRLSCPATVKEKPIIPNSLPETVYDIKYFTRDQRRNRPPIRRTVLKKPDVEKLMKEQTFAVSDFPPVYLNSAVEEDINARGGGYQ; this is translated from the coding sequence ATGGCGAAATCGGCGTCGAATTCTCTGATGCAGAGCCTGAAGCGGTTCATAAAGAAGCCATGGGAGATCACGGGCCCGTGCGCGGACCCTGAGTACAAATCCGCATTGCCCTTGGCCGTGGAGTACCGCCTCAGCTGCCCCGCCACCGTCAAGGAGAAGCCCATCATCCCCAACTCCCTCCCGGAGACCGTCTACGACATCAAGTACTTCACCCGCGACCAGCGCCGCAACCGCCCTCCCATACGACGCACCGTCTTGAAGAAGCCCGACGTCGAGAAGCTCATGAAGGAACAGACCTTCGCCGTCTCCGACTTTCCGCCCGTTTATCTCAATTCCGCCGTTGAGGAGGACATCAACGCTCGCGGCGGCGGATACCAGTGA
- the LOC100801253 gene encoding nuclear transport factor 2 has protein sequence MAMPETIPPTTPSAQVVGNAFVEQYYHILHQSPELVHRFYQDSSFLTRSDSNGVMTTVTTVQEIHEKIISLKYEDYTAEIKTADAQESHKGGVIVLVTGCLTGKDNVRRKFSQTFFLAPQEKGYYVLNDVFRFIEENDTPQINSSSVSVINENAEAVHEPESEDLHAPKHLVEDNATLAEGENLNNGAEVYHPQDEEEGSVIDEEVAEPPTDLSQNDIVTVDDSTSAVLDDAPRRSYAAIVMKSHVASGHVYVPSRAARIASAKSSEQWPTTAKSTPVPEALAPSSDSAPGSSDVHEEAEGHSIYIRNLPFNATVEQLEEVFKKFGPIKHGGIQVRSSKHGFCFGFVEFEELSSMHSALEASPITVGERQAVVEEKRTTTRVSGSGRGRHSGRGSFRSDSFRARGKFGGGRGYGRNEFRNQGEFSGQPRSSQRPNQNGGGRGGGRQGVGNRNSTPSASTA, from the exons ATGGCAATGCCGGAGACAATCCCTCCCACTACTCCCAGTGCTCAAGTTGTCGGCAATGCCTTTGTGGAGCAATATTATCACATTCTGCATCAATCCCCAGAATTGGTGCACAGATTTTATCAGGATTCAAGTTTCTTAACCAGATCAGACAGCAATGGTGTGATGACAACTGTGACAACTGTACAA GAAATCCATGAAAAGATTATTTCCCTGAAATATGAAGATTATACAGCAGAAATAAAAACTGCAGACGCTCAGGAGTCACATAAGGGAGGTGTGATAGTTTTAGTAACTGGATGCTTAACTGGGAAGGATAATGTGAGAAGGAAGTTCTCACAGACATTCTTTCTGGCTCCACAAGAAAAAGGATATTATGTCTTAAATGACGTCTTTAGGTTCATTGAGGAGAATGACACACCTCAGATAAATTCTTCCTCAGTAAGTGTCATCAATGAAAATGCTGAAGCAGTGCATGAGCCAGAATCAG AGGATCTGCATGCTCCCAAACATCTCGTGGAAGACAATGCAACTTTGGCAGAGGGTGAGAACCTTAATAATGGTGCTGAAGTTTATCATCCTCAGGATGAGGAAGAAGGATCAGTTATTGATGAAGAGGTTGCTGAACCCCCTACAGATTTAAGTCAGAATGATATTGTTACTGTTGATGATTCAACTTCTGCTGTCCTGGATGATGCACCAAGGAGATCATATGCAGCCATT GTCATGAAAAGTCATGTAGCATCTGGTCATGTCTATGTTCCCAGCCGAGCTGCAAGAATAGCATCTGCTAAATCCAGTGAACAATGGCCTACTACTGCCAAATCAACCCCTGTGCCTGAGGCATTAGCTCCTAGTAGTGATAGTGCACCTGGGAGCAGTGATGTTCATGAAGAAG CTGAAGGTCACTCCATATACATCCGGAACTTGCCATTTAATGCAACAGTTGAACAACTTGAAGAAGTCTTTAAGAAATTTGGTCCTATTAAGCATGGTGGTATCCAAGTTAGAAGTAGCAAG CACGGATTCTGTTTTGGATTTGTTGAATTTGAAGAATTGAGTTCCATGCACAGTGCACTTGAG GCTTCACCTATCACTGTTGGTGAGCGACAAGCTGTTGTTGAGGAAAAGAGAACTACCACACGAG TCAGCGGTAGTGGGAGAGGGAGGCACTCAGGAAGAGGTAGTTTCCGAAGCGACAGTTTCAGAGCACGTGGGAAATTTGGTGGTGGACGGGGTTATGGCAGAAATGAATTCAGAAACCAAGGAGAATTCTCAGGGCAACCTAGGAGTTCTCAACGGCCAAATCAAAATGGAGGTGGACGGGGCGGTGGACGTCAAGGTGTGGGGAACCGTAATTCTACACCATCAGCATCAACAGCATGA